CACGAGATGGATATTGAGACGTTCATTTCGGCGCTGGCCCGGGACGACATTTTTCCTTTGCTTGCCGCGTTTGGCGAGGACGTCCGTCTGGTCTGGCACGAGTCATGCCCACACTGCAATGGCGCACTGACGCCCTTGCCGCTGAGGATGTCACAGCCTTTTTGCGGCTATCTGCCCGTGGCCAGGCCACTTTACCATGAATGTGAACGTTGTGGCCTCGTGACGGCATCCCCGGTCGTGCATGAGGACGATGTCGCCACGATATACGATGTCTTCGATAAGCAGGACTTCGTTGTCTCGCTGAATAATCCGTATCATCATGGCGCCACGCGCTGCGATTTCAGCCTTTTCGAACGTCATCTGCCACGCATGGCAAGGACGCTAGATATTGGCGGCGGCATGGGACGGTTCAGCCAGTTCCTTAAAGAGGCCTACCCTGACTGGATCGTGACGCATTCCGATCATGAAATAAAGCAAAACCTGCAGCTTCAGGATCAAGGCATTCAGACCAGGGCCCTGAACGTCCTCGCAGAACCGATTGGTCAAGAGCGCTACGATCTGATTACCGCCTGGGAAGTGATCGAGCACATCCCTTACCATCGGATAGCGTCCGTACTGGATAACATCCATCGCGCCCTGGCACCGGGGGGGTTCTTCGTGTTCAGCACGCCGGATTTCGATTCCCCGTTATGCCGCAGCTTTGATTTCTTCGGTGTTTGCCCGCCCTTTCACTACCTGGTTTTTGGCGAGCGGTGGCTGCGTCGTTACTTCGAAGGATCGTCCCAATGGGAGTACCTGGAACCCCGGTCCTGTTCCGATTTCCTCGATGATTCCCTGATGTGGTACGACTACGGTTCGAAAACCTGTCCATCCTTCCAGATGCGGGCCACATCAGGCGTTCTCCGCGCGGTCTTCGAGACCGATGATGGCGGGGACCTGCGCAGAACCTTGATGCGAAGAGGCATTGGCACGGAAATCATTATTACGCTGAGAAAGCAGTGAGCATGCGCCCCCGGCCCTTGTGCCAGCCATGATTACAATCATCAACTACGGTATGGGCAATCTGCGCTCCCTGCAGAACGCATTTACCTATCTGGGGATTGAATCCCGCATAGTCAGCGATCCCGAAGTCATCGCTGCCAGTGATCGGCTCGTTTTGCCCGGTGTCGGATCTTATGCTCAGGCAATGATGAACATCGAGAAAAACGGCATGCGACAGGCCATGGAAATGGCGGTGCTCCAGCGGGGAGTTCCGTTCCTGGGCGTGTGCCTGGGCATGCAGCTCTTGTCCGGGCAAGGCGAAGAGGGAGGTATTACCAAAGGACTCGGCTGGATTCCAGGCCGGGTTGTTCGCATGACTCCGGGTGAAGGCCTGAAGATTCCGCATATCGGTTTCAACACGGCACGTTTCCGCTTGAATCACGGCGGACTCTTCGACGGCCTTGGCGACGGATGCGACTTCTACTTCGTGCATTCGTTTCACTTCATATCCAGAGACCCCGAGAACGTAATTGGTGTATGTGACTATGGCGGTGAAGTTGTCTGCGCCATACGCCGTGACAACGTTGTCGGCGTGCAGTTCCACCCGGAAAAGAGCCAAAGTAACGGTTTACAACTGCTGCGGAATTTCATGAATCACTTCTAGTTTTCCGCGCTGAATCGCGTATGCATAAAAACCGGATCATATTTACCCTGCTTTTTGGAGACGGATTCTACAATCTCAGCAGAAACTTCCGTCTGCAACGTGTCGGTGATCTGTCATGGGTAAGAGAAAACTACGAATTTGATTCCATCGCGCGCTCCATCGATGAACTCGTGATACTGGACGTCTCCCGCGCGACACGGGATCACACCGCATTTTCCGGGCAGGTGGAACAGCTGGGAAAAAACTGTTTTATGCCTATTGCCGCCGGGGGCGGCATCCGCACCACCGAACATGCATTCCAGCTTTTCCAGGCAGGCGCCGACAAGCTGGTGCTGAACACGCCGTTCTTCACGCAGCCAAATCTGGTAAAGGAGCTCGTCAGCATCTTCGGGTCACAGTCAATAATTGCTTCCATTGATTACAGACACATGGAAAACGGATCACGCCGCGTATTTGTCAGCAATGGGACGGAAGATACCGGAGTTGAACTGGCAGATGCCCTGCGAAAAGCGCAATTTCTCGGCGCCGGGGAAATTTACCTGACCTCAATAAACAACGACGGCACGGGCATTGGCTTTGATCTCGAGGCCCTGCGTCTGGCATCTGAAATATGCAGCGTGCCGATCATCGCCTCGGGCGGGGCAGATAACCCTGTTCATCTGATCGAGGGAATACGGACGGCGGGGACTTCGGCTGTGTCAACGGCGCATCTCTTCAACTTCATGTCAGATGGCCTGTGCGAAGCCAGAAAGCAGATCGTGGAGAATGGTATTCCATTGTCCCAATGGCCCGACAGCCTCTTTGCGTAAAGGCATGGAGCGCCACCCCCTCAACTTCCGGAAAGTCCATGTTAAATGCCATGAGCGGGGGAATAAGCATTGTTAAGAATTGACGGAAAGAAAGTCTACCTCGTCCCGTTTGAAGAGAAACATCTTGTCGATCCGGCTTATTACGCATGGCTCACGGACTTCGAGGTGGTTCGATACATTGGTCGTGACGAGTACCTGAAGCCGATTCAATTTGAAAAAGTCCGGGAATACGTTGAGGAGCTGTGGCGAAACCGGTATTGCTCCTTCTTTGCAATGCATCATTCCGGAGACGATGCCTTCATCGGAACAGCAAAAATCAATTATCTCAATGAGGCAGGTTTCAGCACTCGCACAGCAGATATCGGCATCATGATCGGTGATCGCGGGTATTGGGGGAAAGGCATGGCGACAGACGCGTTATTCGCCATCTGTAACTATGCGTTTAACGATTTAAGCGCCAGGAAATTGACCGCCGGCGCCGTGTCCGCCAACAAGGCGGTCATAAGGGCGTTCCAGAAAATCGGGTTCCTGGAAGAGGGGCGCCTTCGGAAGAAACTCCTGATCTCGGGCGAGTACATGGATCATGTACTGCTCGGGTGTTTCAGGGAAGAACTGCATCCCGTCATCTAGTCCGGCGTCGGGGATGCGGGCAATCGTTCGTTACCTCTGGTCTCTCGCAAAAGAGGCGTTGTTTCTCGCGAAAGTCTGGTCGCCCAGGACAGCGCACGATGTGGACGAGTCGATATCGGAATTCATCGCGGCAAACGAAACCCGCTGGCCGACGCGCGAGAGCCGCAGGAAAGGGATATTAATAGAAGGTCATCTGTCTCAATACGGCCCCAATTATCTGTTGCGAACGGCTGTGGCAGCGCGCGCCATTCATGAAAAGACGGGTCTGGACATAGATGTTGTATTCAATGGTTACAGCCACCAGTGGATTCTGGCCAGAAAGGTCTACAGATCCTTCGGTATCAATAACTGGGTGCACCTCGGCAGTTATTTTTTTGTACCCAACTTCATGTTTTTCATATTTTCACGCCTGCGCGCCATCGGATATGCGTTAAAGCTGAAATCGCCCGAGGATATTCTGAAAATAAGGTTCGATGGAATCAAGGTCGGTGATCTGATTTACGATGATGTTATAAGGGATACAAAGCGCAAGACCATTTTCAGGATCGACCGGGATGTCATAAAAGCCGTCGCAAAGAGTTTGTTTTTTTACTTTCAATACAGGGCATTTTTCAGGAAACGGACCTACGACTATTTCATATCGACACACACCGCTTATTCGGAATATGGCCTGTTGTGTCGCGTGGCGTTGATGCATGGCGTCAAGGTGATAGAAACATCAGATATTCAAATGTCATTCTATGACAGGATATCGAATGATTTTCTGCCCACCTATCATGACGGCATTAAAAACTCGATTCAGGCGAGCATTAACAGCCGACAGGCGGGATTGGACAAATTATGCGCCGAGGCCAAAGAATCCTTGCGCCAGAGGCTGGATTCCGAGATCGGCCAAATCGACGCCAAAAAAGCCTATTGCGGAAGGGTTTATGCACGAGCAGAGCTGGGCCAAACGCTCGGTCTGGGGCATGGGGACAAAATTGTTTTCATCCTGGCCCATGTTTTTTCTGACGCCCCGCATCTCAGCAGCGCAATGCTGCATGCCGATTATTACCAGTGGCTGGCGTCTACATTGAATGTTTGTGCGAAATCCACGAACGTCCACTGGGTCGTCAAGCCTCACCCGTCGAGCGTGATCTATGGCGAGAATGGCCTCGTTGAAAAAATGACGGCGGATGTCAAATCGGACAATGTGCACATTTGTCCGGCAGACCTGAATACCAAATCATTAAGCCTGTGCGCCGATGCGCTGGTGACCGTACACGGGACTGCCGGCCTGGAATATTCGTGCCTCGGTATTCCTGTTGTGCTGGCCGGCCGGCCGTTTTATTCGGGTTTTGGATTCACTATTGAGCCCGGATCGATCGCGGATTACGAGCGATGTCTGCTGGACATCCACAATGTCGGTCGATTATCCGATGCCCAGGTCAAGACAGCGCTGGAGGTATATGCGATCTGGAATCAACAGTTCGACTGGCATAATCCGATAATCACTTCCGATGTGCTCGCGAATGTCTGGGGCAGCGGTGTCCCGCGGGATTTGACGAAAGCTTATCGCCTGATAACGGAAAACATCCGGGTCACTGACCCAAGGAAACTGAAACTCTGGGAATTTGTCCAGGGCGTTGTCGAGTAAATTGAGGACGCCAGGTCAAAAATACGACATTCCACTCCATTTTGACCTTCCCGGGCGCTTGTATCATTTTGCGCGCAGGATGTTGTTACGTGGAGCGCATGGATTGTATGTCCGGTTCCTGGTTATTCCCTGTTTGCGCAATCAGGAAGGCTTGAGTGACTACTTTTTTACAAAACTGGCGTTTAATTCCGCCATTATTGCCGATCACCAGATGATTTATAAGGTTTCGTTAAGCAAAAGAAGCACGATTGAGCATGAATTCAGGAATTACGAAAAAATACGCAGCGATTTCCCCGACTTGATGGAGTTCATGCCCAACTACCGCATGCAGAGAAGCTCCTGCGTCTCCTATCTGTCCATGAATTCATATAAACCGGTCAGCGCAGAAGCCAGCCTTGAGATTGCGCAAGGGATATACAAGAAGCTGCGCAGCGGCGGCCGGGCGACGACAAAACTTGAAATACCGGACACAGACGAGATTCAGGCTGGATTAAAACTCATCGCAAGTATTTATGGAGATTCAGCCGCCCACAGGGTTCAGAAGATCGTCGCCGCGTTTCTGGACGGCGGGAAGTATCGCATTGGATTAGCGCATGGCGATTTCCATTCTCGAAATATACTGGTCGATATCCATGGGAATCCCAGGCTCATAGATCTGGATTGTGTACGGTTTCGGGGTATCCAGGATTTCGATGCCTTATACTTTGTGCTGGAATTGGAATGGTCAATATCGGGTACGCCGTGGTATGAAACAATCGTGAACTATTTGAAGGGCGATATTCCGGAATCTGCACGATCCGTATTCGAGAGATTCGGCATCGAATATAGCCATGGACTGGCCGTTTCCTGCCTTATCGACCGAATCGGCCAGGATTACAAGAAATACGAATTGCTTCTCTCCAGAAAATATCTGGACCCTATCGTGGACCAGGTCCTCGAACTGGAATGAGTCGGGAAGAAAACTGAAAGTCAGATGAAGGAAAAAATCATAAAAGCAGGCAGGCTTCTGGTCAATGAAGTCAGCAAGAGCGGCTTTCTCCGCTCGGTCTTCCCTTTCATGCAGGACTGGTATCAATCGAATGTGGCCGGCAATCCGGCAAAACTCCAGTTTCTCGGCGGGCACCCTTATCGGATAGTCAGAAACAAAATGTTCTGGTTGCACGCGCCACGCAAGTATGCCGGTGGAATCATATTAAATGTTTTTGGCGCGCAGTGTCTTCGGTACATTACCCATAATATTCTCAGACCTGTCCCTGTGGAAAAGAACGACTACCTGAGGGAACTGCGCGTTAACGGTGTGCAGAAAATAGATGGTATATTGGATTCTGGCGGCCTGAACCAGTTGACGCAGTTTTATGAGAAGTACAAGCACCTGTCCCTCAGCTATTTTGAAGATTTTTCGGAGCTGATCATTTTCCCAAATACCAGAGAAAATAAGAACTTTGAAGCAGAGGATTTCCGGAACGTCCATGACCTGATATTCAAGACGTTGAATGTTGAAACGCTGTATCGGGATATTGCCGGCTCCCGGCTTGAAGTCATTCCTTTTGTTTCCATCCTTCATTACAAGTCCTTCGTGGGTGAGCGGTACATGTTGCAGTTCGACAAGCAAGACGTGCCGCACTGTGATGTTTTTTATCCAAGCCACAAATTATTCGTTTATTTGAATGATGTCGACGAAAATAATGGCGCGTTTATGTATTTCCCCGGAACTCATCGCTACACTCCCCGCAACGTGATTCGGGAGTATCTGGCCAGCTTGCGGTATTATTTTATCGAGAGAGCAGGAATCGCTCCCACCAATGCCTTCAGGTTCCGCAAAGCCTGCGCAGCCATCAGCCTGGTTGGACGCGCCGGCACGGGTGTTCTGTTCAATGTTGCGGGAATTCATCGAAGAGGAAATTTTCTTAAAGACAAATATCGGGAAAGAATGGTATTGCTCGTCGACTTCAGGCAACAAGAAGCCATGTTCCCGCCCAAGAACCAGTTGCTATCGTCCCATCCCGTCTAGAAATATTTTTTTTATCGGCAAATATGGAAGGCATGATCGAGACAATCAACCATCAGGGAAAATCGCTGGCCTTTATTCTCCGGGCCAACTATCGTGCTGAGGGAATTGAATTCTTCACTCCCAATGATTTTTCCCAGCAGCTCGGTTACATGAATCGCCCCAAAGGCTATGTTATCCCGCCGCATGTGCACCACCCGGTGGCGCGCCAGGTGCATTTCACGAAAGAAGTGTTGTTCATAAGATCCGGCCAGGTACGCGTGGATTTTTATGATGACGACCAGCGTTATCTGGAAAGCCGGATACTGAAACAGGGCGATGTGGTATTACTGGCGTTCGGGGGGCACGGCTTCGAGATGCTGGAGGCCAGCGAGATTATTGAGGTCAAGCAGGGGCCCTATGCGGGTGAGGAGGACAAAGTGCGGTTTTCTCCTGTTTCTGCCGATCAGATCCGGCTCGTGAAATAATTATGAACCGGAATACCTTTGTTCCCGTCAATGAGCCCTTGCTCAAAGGCAATGAGGAAAAGTACCTGCTCGAGTGCATCCGCACCGGCTGGATTTCGTCCGAAGGCCCGTTCATCAAGCAGTTCGAGGAGCAATTAGCCGCGCGCGTCGGGCGCAAATACGGCGTGGCTGTGTCCAATGGATCAGTGGCGCTGGACGCTTCTGTCGCGGCTTTGGGCATCGGTGCGGGTGATGAAGTAATTTTGCCTGCATTCACCATCATTTCCTGCGCTGCCGCCATAGTACGTTCCGGCGCGGTGCCTGTAGTAGTGGACTGCGACCCCGTCACATGGAACATGGATGTCGCACAGGTAGAGGCGCGTATTACGCCACGCACCAAGGCTATCATGGTCGTGCATATTTTTGGCCTGCCGGTAGACATGAAGCCGATGTTGGCGCTGGCTCACCGATACGGTCTTAAGGTGATTGAAGATGCCGCCGAGATGCATGGCCAGACTTACGCGGGAAAGCCCTGCGGAAGTTTCGGCGACATCAGTACTTTCAGCTTTTATCCCAATAAGCACATCACCACGGGAGAGGGCGGAATGATAATGACAGATGATCCCGCGCTGGCCGAGAAATGCCGTTCCCTGCGAAATCTCTGTTTCAAGCCCGAGCAGCGATTTGTGCACGACGAACTGG
The DNA window shown above is from Sulfuricaulis limicola and carries:
- the hisH gene encoding imidazole glycerol phosphate synthase subunit HisH, with the translated sequence MITIINYGMGNLRSLQNAFTYLGIESRIVSDPEVIAASDRLVLPGVGSYAQAMMNIEKNGMRQAMEMAVLQRGVPFLGVCLGMQLLSGQGEEGGITKGLGWIPGRVVRMTPGEGLKIPHIGFNTARFRLNHGGLFDGLGDGCDFYFVHSFHFISRDPENVIGVCDYGGEVVCAIRRDNVVGVQFHPEKSQSNGLQLLRNFMNHF
- a CDS encoding DegT/DnrJ/EryC1/StrS family aminotransferase gives rise to the protein MNRNTFVPVNEPLLKGNEEKYLLECIRTGWISSEGPFIKQFEEQLAARVGRKYGVAVSNGSVALDASVAALGIGAGDEVILPAFTIISCAAAIVRSGAVPVVVDCDPVTWNMDVAQVEARITPRTKAIMVVHIFGLPVDMKPMLALAHRYGLKVIEDAAEMHGQTYAGKPCGSFGDISTFSFYPNKHITTGEGGMIMTDDPALAEKCRSLRNLCFKPEQRFVHDELGWNFRMTNMQAALGVAQLEQLDKFVQIKRRMGARYTSLLAGIPGIQLPLPRTDFADNIYWVYGLVLADSVPFDAKEAMTRLAKLGIGTRPYFWPMHEQPVFRKMGLFAGESYPVAERIARRGFYVPSGLALTDGQMEQVAEAMRKVFQ
- a CDS encoding phosphotransferase, which gives rise to MRNQEGLSDYFFTKLAFNSAIIADHQMIYKVSLSKRSTIEHEFRNYEKIRSDFPDLMEFMPNYRMQRSSCVSYLSMNSYKPVSAEASLEIAQGIYKKLRSGGRATTKLEIPDTDEIQAGLKLIASIYGDSAAHRVQKIVAAFLDGGKYRIGLAHGDFHSRNILVDIHGNPRLIDLDCVRFRGIQDFDALYFVLELEWSISGTPWYETIVNYLKGDIPESARSVFERFGIEYSHGLAVSCLIDRIGQDYKKYELLLSRKYLDPIVDQVLELE
- a CDS encoding class I SAM-dependent methyltransferase encodes the protein MQNCRFIVVNHPRLGFQNAENAVRDFVARRLSSAGAPEVIFVPDRESADKTANSMLRDPAKNGYLVISDIMNPVTDLGLVRAMMDSLQRNEAAVCLCDGAIPGTQVDMVIAADRLDHLPDDAESANPVLIRKRWFTQDKHNNQFNLYKYKRLKMFLCLVERLDGMHEMDIETFISALARDDIFPLLAAFGEDVRLVWHESCPHCNGALTPLPLRMSQPFCGYLPVARPLYHECERCGLVTASPVVHEDDVATIYDVFDKQDFVVSLNNPYHHGATRCDFSLFERHLPRMARTLDIGGGMGRFSQFLKEAYPDWIVTHSDHEIKQNLQLQDQGIQTRALNVLAEPIGQERYDLITAWEVIEHIPYHRIASVLDNIHRALAPGGFFVFSTPDFDSPLCRSFDFFGVCPPFHYLVFGERWLRRYFEGSSQWEYLEPRSCSDFLDDSLMWYDYGSKTCPSFQMRATSGVLRAVFETDDGGDLRRTLMRRGIGTEIIITLRKQ
- the hisF gene encoding imidazole glycerol phosphate synthase subunit HisF; this encodes MHKNRIIFTLLFGDGFYNLSRNFRLQRVGDLSWVRENYEFDSIARSIDELVILDVSRATRDHTAFSGQVEQLGKNCFMPIAAGGGIRTTEHAFQLFQAGADKLVLNTPFFTQPNLVKELVSIFGSQSIIASIDYRHMENGSRRVFVSNGTEDTGVELADALRKAQFLGAGEIYLTSINNDGTGIGFDLEALRLASEICSVPIIASGGADNPVHLIEGIRTAGTSAVSTAHLFNFMSDGLCEARKQIVENGIPLSQWPDSLFA
- a CDS encoding phytanoyl-CoA dioxygenase family protein, with translation MKEKIIKAGRLLVNEVSKSGFLRSVFPFMQDWYQSNVAGNPAKLQFLGGHPYRIVRNKMFWLHAPRKYAGGIILNVFGAQCLRYITHNILRPVPVEKNDYLRELRVNGVQKIDGILDSGGLNQLTQFYEKYKHLSLSYFEDFSELIIFPNTRENKNFEAEDFRNVHDLIFKTLNVETLYRDIAGSRLEVIPFVSILHYKSFVGERYMLQFDKQDVPHCDVFYPSHKLFVYLNDVDENNGAFMYFPGTHRYTPRNVIREYLASLRYYFIERAGIAPTNAFRFRKACAAISLVGRAGTGVLFNVAGIHRRGNFLKDKYRERMVLLVDFRQQEAMFPPKNQLLSSHPV
- a CDS encoding GNAT family N-acetyltransferase: MLRIDGKKVYLVPFEEKHLVDPAYYAWLTDFEVVRYIGRDEYLKPIQFEKVREYVEELWRNRYCSFFAMHHSGDDAFIGTAKINYLNEAGFSTRTADIGIMIGDRGYWGKGMATDALFAICNYAFNDLSARKLTAGAVSANKAVIRAFQKIGFLEEGRLRKKLLISGEYMDHVLLGCFREELHPVI